The genomic DNA GGGCATTGCCGGACATCGCCGGGAGCGGCTGCCGGGAGTGTGGGTCCGAGGGGATGTCCCGTCGAAAATCGCCTCGATCGGCGTGCGCATTTCGCAAGGCGTCACGACGCATGGTTTCGCGCTGAATGTCTGCCTGGACCTGGCGCCGTTTTCTCACATCGTCCCCTGCGGAATTGCTGACTGCCGAGTGACGTCTATGGCGGCACTCTTAGGAGAAGCGCCCGAGATGGGCGCAGTCCAGGAAAGGCTGGCTGCCAATTTTGCTGAACGGTTTCATCTGGCCTGGGCAGAACGCATCGGGCCGGATCGGTTTTTGGCTCTGAGCGACGCCTCACCGACGATTGCTCAGGGGCCTCTCCCTCTGCGCGCTACTCACCAGCAAGGAGTTACGTGATGAACGAATTCGATACCCACACCTTTCGGCTTGCCGTTGCCCAGTTTAATGAAGCGGCAGAATCCATGCGCCTCGACACCAACCTGCGTGAGCGCTTAAAACTGCCGCAACGCTCCCTGCTGGTCAGCATACCGGTGAAGATGGACGACGGGCATGTGGAAGTGTTTACCGGATACCGTGTCCAGCACGATTCCGCGCGGGGCCCCTGCAAGGGCGGCATCCGGTATCATCCGGACGTGAATCTTGGCGAGGTGGCCGCGCTGGCCATGTGGATGACCTGGAAATGTGCCGTGGCGGATCTTCCCTATGGCGGCGCGAAAGGCGGCGTGAAGGTGGATCCCAAGAAACTGTCCCGCGGGGAACTGCAACGCCTGACTCGCCGGTACGCGGCGGAAATTTTCCCGCTGATCGGCCCGGACAAAGATGTTCCGGCACCCGATGTGGGCACGGACCAGCAGGTCATGGCCTGGATTATGGATACCTACAGCCAGCAGGTCGGCTATGCCGTGCAGGGGGTCGTCACCGGCAAGCCGTTATCGATCGGCGGCAGCCTGGGCCGGGAGGAAGCGACCGGTCGCGGCGTCTCCTACGTCACACTGGAAGCCTTGCAGCACCTGAAACTGGACGTATCCAAAGCGACCGTTGCCGTTCAGGGGTTCGGCAATGTCGGATCGAATACCGCCCTCATCATGCAACAAGCGGGCGCCCGGGTCGTGGCGGTGAGCGACGTCGGCGGCGGATTGTACAACCCGAAGGGCCTGGACATTGCCGACGTGCTCCATCGCTATCGTGACAAACATGAACCATTGCGCGAGATCAAGCTGGGCGAGTCGATTAGCAACGAAGAATTGCTGCAACTCGATTGCACGGTACTGGTTCCAGCCGCGCTCTCCGAGCAAATTACCCACGCCAATGCATCCAAGTTGCGCTGTAGAATTCTGGCGGAAGGCGCGAACGGGCCGACGACGCTGGAGGCCGATCGCATCCTGACCGACAAGGGCGTGTTTATCATTCCCGACATTCTGGCGAACTCGGGCGGCGTGATCGTCTCCTATTTTGAATGGGTGCAGGACGTGCAGCGCTTCTTCTGGAAAGCCAAAGATATTCAAGACCGGCTGCAAGACATCATCACCAGTGCCTTCCATCGAACCCTGCAGTTCTCGGTGGAGAAACGGACGACGATGCGCATGGCCGCGTTGATGTCGGGCATCGACAAGGTGGCCCAGGCGCATCTCCAACGCGGGCTCTACCCTTAGACGACAGGATGCCGAAGACCTCGCTCATGCCATGACACGGTACATACTCGCGGCGATCGCCGGAATCTGGATGGCCGACGGCCTCGCCTTGCTGACGGTCCCCCTGCTCGTCGTCAAAAGAGTGCAGGAGTCCCTCCTGCACAGCCCACAACTGCTCCGCTGGGAAGCCGTCGGTATCGGCCTCGGAGCCATTCTGATCCTCTGGTCTGGGCCGATTCCCTATCAGCCGCTGTGGTGGATCACCGGTGGCGCCATGATCATCAAGGGGTGCTTCCTCACATGGGGGCCCGCCGCATGGCGCACGCCGCTGCTGGATTGGTGTTTCGCCCGCGAAGCCATCGACTACCGGTTCTTCGGGCTGTGGTTGTGCATGCTTGCCGTTCTGCTGCTGCATGCGTTAGGGTTGCTCCACCGGTAACTACGCTTACAGCGGGCCTCGATCGAGACCATCGTCATGAGTCACCAAACCATCGCCTCACTCTGGGAAGAGCACAGCCGCGAGGGCTGGCCGCGTTTTTCCAGCCCGAACGAAGGACAATTGATGACGCTGGATACCGTCATCGGGGGATGTGCCGTGTTTTACCTCGACGGGCAGACGGAAATAGACAGTCAACGCATCGCGATACTCCAGGACTGCGTCGCCGACCTGGATACCTTGCTCGATGACCTGACTGAAGACAGCTTGGGCTACTTTCAACGACTCCGCCGACTCGCGGCCGCCCTCGTCCAGTTGAATCAAGCGACCTAACCGCGACACCGCGAGGCGCAGCGGGGGCCGACCGGTAGGCCTGCCCCCGCTGTCTGTTCCCTACGGCACCTCGACGATATCCTTCTTCATCGGACCGAGGATCCCCAACAATTCGCTTTTCTCACCGGCCGGCACGTTAAACTTGTCGAGCGCGGCGACAAGATCCTGAACCAGGGCTCCAAAGTCCGCACTGCTGATTTGCATCCCCAGGTGCGTGCTTTTCATGTCGCGGCCATGATAGCTGCAGGGGCCACCCGTCGCGCCGCACACTTGATCGACCAGGTGCCCCTTCAACTTGGGGATGTCCGTCGTAGCAAAGCGGCTATTAATCCGCCCATCCGCCG from Nitrospira sp. ND1 includes the following:
- a CDS encoding Glu/Leu/Phe/Val dehydrogenase, with translation MNEFDTHTFRLAVAQFNEAAESMRLDTNLRERLKLPQRSLLVSIPVKMDDGHVEVFTGYRVQHDSARGPCKGGIRYHPDVNLGEVAALAMWMTWKCAVADLPYGGAKGGVKVDPKKLSRGELQRLTRRYAAEIFPLIGPDKDVPAPDVGTDQQVMAWIMDTYSQQVGYAVQGVVTGKPLSIGGSLGREEATGRGVSYVTLEALQHLKLDVSKATVAVQGFGNVGSNTALIMQQAGARVVAVSDVGGGLYNPKGLDIADVLHRYRDKHEPLREIKLGESISNEELLQLDCTVLVPAALSEQITHANASKLRCRILAEGANGPTTLEADRILTDKGVFIIPDILANSGGVIVSYFEWVQDVQRFFWKAKDIQDRLQDIITSAFHRTLQFSVEKRTTMRMAALMSGIDKVAQAHLQRGLYP
- a CDS encoding group 1 truncated hemoglobin, which encodes MMVSKSVGMGAIVLSALAVLAGCADTGSLNGAGHPAAGATATKSLYDRLGGKPAITAVVDQFVANVAADGRINSRFATTDIPKLKGHLVDQVCGATGGPCSYHGRDMKSTHLGMQISSADFGALVQDLVAALDKFNVPAGEKSELLGILGPMKKDIVEVP